The Pseudomonas eucalypticola genome has a window encoding:
- the lapD gene encoding cyclic di-GMP receptor LapD, which translates to MSLLKQLFLAICLFLVVAFSGSFFVGLENSREQLLSQLRSHGQDAATALGLSLAPHVDDPAMIELMVSSIFDSGYFSSIRVVNLADNSTLVERTSPPGTGEVPAWFVSLVNLQPQGGDALVMRGWEQAARVEVQSNPQFALAKLWETAIGSLAWLALCGLLSAIFGGWLLRKQLRPLDNMVNQANAISHREFLTLPRIPRTPELRRVVLAMNQMVEKLKALFAEEAARSEKLREESYQDGLTGLANRRLFDTQLTNQLIVTEQNSEGFVLMLRVNDLAGLNQRLGGQRTDALIAEVGEVLKQLLEDPRRSRWTAARNRGGEFSLLAPGITADDARRLADDLSRQLQNFYLTGASDCTPVAHIGAVAYKPGEAPNTVYMHLDQALTEAQNQPQHWAVLAHFNGAPIQNPHQWRAWIDEALQQRKLKLFFQPVVPCAEPGQILHHKVLARLLDAEGQAVAAGHFLPWIERLGWSARFDLAMLEHTLDYLQEHPHPLALSLSGTTLRREEYLTPILDLLKANPGQAHLLTLEADEHHLPPPEQMQALSQAIRDTGYRLGLQHFGGRFSQIGNLTHLGLAYLKIDGSYIRAIDQQSDKRLFIEAIYRATNSIDMPLIAEMVETAGELEVLKELGLHGAMGRLIGAPAAQI; encoded by the coding sequence ATGTCATTACTCAAGCAACTGTTCCTGGCGATCTGCCTGTTCCTGGTGGTGGCGTTCAGCGGCAGTTTTTTCGTGGGCCTGGAAAATTCCCGCGAACAGCTGCTCAGCCAACTGCGCTCCCATGGCCAGGACGCTGCCACGGCGCTGGGGCTGTCGTTGGCCCCCCATGTTGACGACCCCGCCATGATCGAGCTGATGGTGTCGTCGATTTTCGACAGCGGCTATTTTTCCAGTATCCGCGTGGTGAACCTGGCCGATAACAGCACCCTGGTGGAGCGCACCTCGCCCCCTGGCACTGGCGAGGTCCCGGCCTGGTTCGTCAGCCTGGTGAACCTCCAGCCCCAGGGTGGCGATGCCCTGGTGATGCGCGGGTGGGAGCAGGCCGCACGAGTGGAGGTACAGAGCAACCCGCAATTTGCCTTGGCCAAGCTATGGGAAACGGCCATCGGCAGCCTGGCGTGGCTGGCATTGTGCGGCCTGTTGAGCGCCATTTTTGGCGGGTGGCTGTTGCGCAAGCAGTTGCGCCCATTGGACAACATGGTGAACCAGGCCAACGCCATCAGCCATCGCGAGTTCCTGACGTTGCCCCGCATACCGCGCACCCCGGAGCTGCGGCGGGTGGTGCTGGCCATGAACCAGATGGTGGAGAAGCTCAAGGCGCTGTTCGCCGAGGAAGCGGCCCGCAGTGAGAAGCTGCGTGAGGAGTCTTATCAGGACGGCCTCACCGGCCTGGCCAACCGCCGGCTGTTCGACACCCAATTGACCAACCAGTTGATCGTTACCGAACAGAACAGCGAAGGTTTTGTGCTGATGCTGCGGGTCAATGACCTGGCCGGCCTCAACCAGCGCCTGGGCGGCCAGCGCACCGATGCGCTGATCGCCGAGGTGGGCGAGGTGCTCAAGCAACTGCTCGAAGACCCGCGCCGCAGCCGCTGGACGGCCGCGCGCAACCGCGGTGGCGAGTTCAGCTTGCTGGCGCCAGGCATCACCGCCGATGACGCGCGGCGCCTGGCCGATGACCTCAGCCGCCAACTGCAGAATTTCTACCTCACGGGCGCCAGCGACTGCACGCCCGTGGCACACATCGGTGCCGTGGCCTATAAACCGGGCGAGGCACCCAACACCGTGTACATGCACCTGGACCAGGCGCTTACCGAGGCGCAGAACCAACCGCAGCACTGGGCGGTGCTGGCGCATTTCAATGGCGCCCCCATCCAGAACCCCCACCAATGGCGGGCGTGGATCGACGAGGCGCTGCAGCAGCGCAAGCTCAAACTCTTCTTTCAACCGGTAGTGCCGTGCGCCGAACCGGGGCAAATCCTGCACCACAAGGTGTTGGCACGACTGCTGGACGCCGAGGGCCAGGCCGTCGCGGCCGGGCACTTCCTGCCCTGGATCGAGCGCCTGGGCTGGTCGGCGCGCTTTGACCTGGCCATGCTTGAGCACACGCTGGATTACCTGCAGGAGCACCCGCACCCCCTGGCGCTGAGCCTGTCGGGCACGACCTTGCGCCGCGAAGAGTACCTGACGCCCATTCTGGACCTGCTCAAGGCCAACCCCGGCCAGGCGCACTTGCTGACCCTGGAGGCCGATGAACACCACTTGCCGCCGCCTGAGCAGATGCAGGCCCTGAGCCAGGCCATCCGCGACACCGGCTACCGCCTGGGCCTGCAGCACTTTGGCGGGCGCTTCAGCCAGATCGGCAACCTGACGCACCTGGGCCTGGCGTACTTGAAGATCGATGGCAGCTACATCCGCGCCATCGATCAGCAGAGTGACAAACGCCTGTTCATCGAAGCCATCTACCGCGCCACCAACAGCATCGACATGCCGCTGATTGCCGAGATGGTGGAAACGGCGGGTGAGTTGGAGGTGCTCAAAGAGCTGGGACTGCATGGCGCGATGGGCCGCTTGATCGGCGCGCCTGCAGCGCAGATTTGA
- the recQ gene encoding DNA helicase RecQ, with translation MLEQAQRVLKDIFGYDSFRGRQGAIIERVASGGDALVLMPTGGGKSLCFQVPALLRPGLAVVVSPLIALMDDQVATLEELGVAAASLNSTLSAEQQRDLAARIRRGEVKMLYLAPERLVQPRMLDFLRNLDIALFAIDEAHCVSQWGHDFRPEYLQLGQLAEQFPHVPRIALTATADKRTREEIVTRLHLQDAERFLSSFDRPNIFYRIVPKENPRKQLMTFLAERRSDAGIVYCLSRKKVDETAAFLCEQGFPALSYHAGLPADVRAQNQKRFLNEEGLIMVATIAFGMGIDKPNVRFVAHMDLPKSLEAYYQETGRGGRDGLPADAWMAYGLQDVLMLKQMLQNSEGDERHKRVEQHKLDAMLALCEETRCRRQALLAYFDEDMPKPCGHCDNCIDGVQTWDATEPARQALSAIFRTGQRYGVGHLVDVLLGKDTEKVRNFGHEKLSVFGVGKARGEHEWRSLFRQLVARGLADVDLDGYGGLRLSDTCRPLLRGEVTLLLRLEPKPQKGAGTTRSGSGSPASQLVRAEERDQWEALRTLRRKLAEEHSVPPYVIFPDSTLLEMLRSQPGSMAEMAQVSGVGARKLDRYGEAFLAVLNGGAEEAPRAVADIRHELISLARAGMTPAQIAGQLQCSEKNVYTLLAEAIGQQQLSLEQALDLPEDLMGEVQDAFLDGEGELPPVTDVAPLFAGRVPEGVLYCVRAALQSEFEM, from the coding sequence ATGCTCGAACAGGCTCAACGCGTCCTTAAGGACATCTTCGGCTACGACAGTTTTCGGGGTCGCCAGGGTGCCATTATCGAACGCGTGGCCAGCGGCGGCGATGCCCTGGTGCTGATGCCCACCGGCGGCGGCAAGTCCCTGTGCTTCCAGGTGCCCGCGCTGCTGCGCCCGGGCCTGGCGGTGGTGGTCTCGCCCCTCATCGCGCTGATGGACGACCAGGTGGCCACCCTGGAGGAACTGGGCGTGGCCGCGGCCTCGCTGAACTCCACCCTCAGCGCCGAGCAGCAGCGCGACCTGGCCGCGCGCATTCGCCGCGGCGAAGTGAAGATGCTCTACCTGGCCCCCGAGCGACTGGTGCAGCCGCGCATGCTCGACTTCCTGCGCAACCTGGACATCGCCCTGTTCGCCATCGACGAAGCCCACTGCGTGTCACAGTGGGGCCATGACTTCCGCCCCGAATACCTGCAACTGGGCCAGCTGGCCGAGCAGTTTCCCCATGTGCCGCGCATTGCCCTGACGGCCACCGCCGACAAGCGTACCCGCGAAGAAATCGTCACCCGCCTGCACTTGCAGGACGCCGAGCGCTTCCTGTCCAGCTTCGACCGGCCGAACATCTTCTACCGCATCGTGCCCAAGGAAAACCCGCGCAAGCAACTGATGACCTTCCTGGCCGAGCGGCGCAGCGACGCAGGCATCGTCTATTGCCTGTCGCGCAAGAAGGTCGATGAAACCGCGGCGTTCCTGTGTGAACAGGGCTTCCCGGCGCTGTCCTACCACGCTGGCCTGCCGGCCGACGTACGGGCCCAGAACCAGAAGCGCTTCCTCAACGAAGAAGGCCTGATCATGGTCGCCACCATTGCCTTCGGCATGGGTATCGACAAGCCCAACGTGCGTTTCGTGGCCCACATGGACCTGCCCAAGTCGCTGGAAGCCTATTACCAGGAAACCGGCCGTGGCGGGCGCGACGGTTTACCGGCCGATGCCTGGATGGCCTACGGTCTGCAGGACGTGCTGATGCTCAAGCAAATGCTGCAGAACTCCGAGGGCGACGAGCGCCACAAGCGCGTGGAGCAGCACAAGCTCGATGCCATGCTGGCCCTGTGCGAGGAAACCCGCTGCCGCCGCCAGGCGCTGCTGGCCTATTTCGATGAGGACATGCCCAAGCCCTGCGGGCATTGCGATAACTGCATCGACGGCGTGCAGACCTGGGACGCCACCGAGCCGGCGCGCCAAGCGCTGTCCGCCATTTTCCGCACGGGGCAGCGTTATGGCGTGGGGCACCTGGTCGATGTGCTACTGGGCAAGGACACCGAAAAGGTCCGCAACTTTGGCCACGAGAAACTTTCAGTGTTTGGCGTGGGCAAGGCCCGCGGCGAGCACGAATGGCGTTCGCTGTTCCGCCAACTGGTGGCGCGTGGCCTGGCCGACGTCGACCTCGACGGCTACGGCGGCCTGCGCCTGAGCGACACGTGCCGGCCACTGCTGCGCGGGGAAGTCACCCTGCTGTTGCGCCTGGAGCCCAAGCCACAGAAAGGGGCGGGCACCACGCGCAGCGGCTCCGGCAGCCCTGCCAGCCAACTGGTACGTGCCGAAGAGCGTGACCAGTGGGAAGCCCTGCGTACCCTGCGGCGCAAACTGGCCGAAGAGCACAGCGTGCCGCCGTATGTCATCTTCCCTGACTCCACCTTGCTGGAAATGCTGCGCAGCCAGCCAGGCAGCATGGCGGAAATGGCCCAGGTCAGCGGCGTGGGCGCTCGCAAGCTGGACCGCTACGGCGAGGCGTTCCTGGCCGTCCTCAACGGCGGGGCGGAGGAAGCACCCCGGGCCGTGGCCGACATTCGCCATGAGCTCATCAGCCTGGCGCGCGCCGGCATGACCCCCGCGCAGATCGCTGGCCAGTTGCAATGCAGCGAGAAAAACGTCTACACCCTGTTGGCCGAGGCCATCGGGCAGCAGCAACTGTCGCTTGAGCAGGCGCTCGATCTGCCCGAAGACCTGATGGGAGAGGTGCAGGACGCGTTTCTGGATGGTGAAGGCGAGCTGCCGCCCGTGACCGACGTGGCGCCGCTGTTTGCCGGCCGGGTACCGGAAGGCGTGCTGTACTGCGTCAGGGCGGCGTTGCAGTCCGAATTCGAAATGTAG
- the lapG gene encoding cysteine protease LapG, whose protein sequence is MPPRPRRQGWLSPRLWRLLGWVALCLSLTVAGQNWAEWDFPHIIGKAEQRYGGLGSARERMEAWARLLQTSGDKPELEKLALVNSFFNRQMAFKDDMTVWHVEDYWATPLEALWKGAGDCEDYAIAKYFSLRRLGVSADKLRITYVKALELNQAHMVLTYYATDRADPLVLDNLKPDIRPASQRKDLLPVYAFNAEGVYLPGASANARTSDSKKLSRWQDVLQKMKAEGFAIGDG, encoded by the coding sequence ATGCCCCCTCGCCCGCGTCGACAAGGATGGCTTTCGCCCAGGCTATGGCGCCTGCTTGGTTGGGTGGCGCTGTGCCTGTCGCTGACCGTCGCCGGTCAGAACTGGGCTGAGTGGGACTTCCCGCACATCATCGGCAAGGCCGAGCAGCGCTATGGCGGGCTGGGCTCGGCGCGCGAGCGCATGGAAGCCTGGGCGAGGTTATTGCAGACCAGCGGTGACAAACCCGAGCTGGAGAAGCTGGCGCTGGTCAACAGTTTCTTCAACCGCCAGATGGCGTTCAAGGACGACATGACGGTGTGGCACGTCGAAGATTACTGGGCCACGCCCCTGGAAGCCTTGTGGAAAGGCGCCGGGGACTGTGAAGACTATGCCATCGCCAAATATTTCAGCCTGCGACGCCTGGGGGTGTCCGCTGACAAACTGCGTATCACCTACGTCAAGGCCCTGGAGTTGAACCAGGCGCACATGGTGCTGACGTATTACGCCACCGATCGTGCCGACCCGCTGGTGCTGGACAATCTCAAACCTGACATCAGGCCCGCGTCACAGCGCAAAGACCTGCTGCCGGTGTATGCCTTCAACGCCGAGGGCGTGTACCTGCCGGGTGCCTCGGCCAATGCCCGAACCAGCGACAGCAAGAAGCTGTCCCGCTGGCAGGATGTGTTGCAGAAAATGAAAGCCGAAGGCTTTGCCATTGGCGATGGATAG
- a CDS encoding YecA family protein, translating into MSFAEQLNRLQAFLDADDLHDEALDYVAAHGYLTALSICSEDVPEREWIDALFAEEPHYADAAQREEIEGTLVALKAHIARQLASDEEFELPCDLDLTEEPDDSELRGWCIGFMEGVFLREAAWFETAEDEVSEMLLPIMVGSGLFDEQPEFEDIAADANLQDDMIVQIPEALTALYLLCNAPDEKPAILKPRHH; encoded by the coding sequence ATGTCCTTCGCTGAGCAACTGAACCGTCTGCAAGCCTTCCTCGATGCCGATGACCTGCACGATGAAGCGCTGGACTACGTGGCCGCTCACGGCTATCTGACCGCGCTGTCGATCTGTTCCGAGGACGTGCCGGAGCGCGAGTGGATCGACGCCCTGTTCGCCGAAGAGCCGCATTACGCCGATGCCGCCCAGCGTGAAGAGATCGAAGGCACCCTGGTGGCCCTGAAGGCCCACATCGCCCGGCAACTGGCCAGCGACGAGGAATTCGAACTGCCCTGTGACCTGGACCTGACCGAAGAGCCGGACGATTCCGAGCTGCGCGGCTGGTGCATCGGTTTCATGGAAGGCGTGTTCCTGCGCGAAGCGGCGTGGTTCGAGACCGCCGAAGATGAAGTCAGCGAAATGCTGTTGCCGATCATGGTGGGCTCGGGCCTCTTCGACGAACAACCCGAGTTCGAAGACATCGCTGCCGATGCCAACCTGCAGGACGACATGATCGTGCAGATCCCGGAAGCGCTGACCGCCCTGTACCTGCTGTGCAATGCCCCGGACGAGAAGCCCGCGATCCTCAAGCCGCGCCACCACTGA